A genome region from Hevea brasiliensis isolate MT/VB/25A 57/8 chromosome 9, ASM3005281v1, whole genome shotgun sequence includes the following:
- the LOC131182986 gene encoding uncharacterized protein LOC131182986 has translation MARAKGKGKAKIPTYSSSDSTDASVPASPPPQKDAPLVIGKPKETPKKRTSEPVQEKGTKKKKTSKAPVVHMERAIHEPSKEGSGKDMSDSESEAEPETPAPAAPAKGKGKTAQKDQRSKQKEETGKPSGKKTKTGKKSAAECVLSLPSSYQLGLLFL, from the exons ATGGCGCGAGCCAAAGGAAAAGGGAAAGCCAAAATCCCCACATATTCATCATCGGACTCAACTGACGCAAGTGTTCCTGCGTCACCTCCTCCGCAAAAAGATGCTCCTCTGGTAATTGGTAAACCAAAAGAAACACCCAAGAAAAGAACCAGTGAGCCAGTTCAAGAAAAGGGAacgaaaaagaaaaagacttcaaaagctccagttgTACATATGGAGAGGGCTATTCATGAGCCAAG caaagaaggtAGTGGGAAGGATATGAGTGACTCAGAGTCTGAGGCAGAACCCGAGACACCTGCTCCTGCTGCTCCtgcaaaaggaaaaggaaaaacagCTCAAAAGGACCAAAGAAGCAAACAAAAGGAGGAAACTGGTAAACCCTCTGGCAAAAAGactaaaactggcaaaaagtctGCAGCTGAGTGCGTACTATCATTGCCATCGAGCTACCAGCTGGGCCTATTGTTCCTTTGA
- the LOC110673047 gene encoding uncharacterized protein LOC110673047: MKRILAGQFMKEYALVAENLYMMIMKDLGNLKMCYVEDVLGKHSDHELAWMFLVDGCATLQFMHCFENYEKFRRMNITDELVVFATQDILLLENQLPYALLELLISSVVQKTEQEIIRYSIDKFISGCNIFLTERLSAKKLREVPTCHLLGLLRQATGVDFKAENKARPFITGDSPTFHSATQLTVSGIRFKPFYEASLEISFKRGFWGILRLPPVIVDESLFLPMFLSLASYEKCPDFLNGKEVTSYIWFLDSLIQHPDDVKVLREAGILINFFGSEEEIAELFKMVAKDLVPNPDLYSNLRFEIEVHYKKKWRPRIYQLIKVSQDYWTMLKVGAFITIFFTVVQTYFALPLHKSKT, from the coding sequence ATGAAGCGTATACTAGCAGGACAGTTCATGAAAGAATATGCTTTAGTAGCAGAAAATCTTTACATGATGATTATGAAGGATTTGGGAAATTTGAAAATGTGTTACGTGGAAGATGTGTTAGGGAAACACAGTGATCATGAACTCGCCTGGATGTTTCTTGTGGATGGATGTGCAACGCTGCAGTTCATGCATTGTTTTGAAAATTACGAGAAGTTCCGGCGAATGAATATCACTGACGAGCTGGTGGTTTTTGCGACACAGGATATACTCTTGCTCGAGAATCAACTTCCTTACGCACTCCTCGAGCTATTGATTAGCTCGGTCGTCCAGAAAACAGAGCAGGAGATAATCAGATATTCAATCGACAAGTTCATTTCTGGTTGCAATATATTTTTAACAGAACGTTTATCAGCAAAAAAATTAAGAGAGGTTCCAACCTGCCATCTTCTGGGTCTTCTGCGGCAGGCAACAGGGGTCGATTTTAAAGCAGAGAACAAAGCAAGACCGTTTATAACTGGAGATTCGCCCACGTTTCACAGCGCGACACAGCTTACGGTATCAGGGATCCGGTTTAAGCCATTTTATGAAGCATCCTTGGAAATTTCTTTCAAGCGAGGCTTCTGGGGAATCTTACGACTTCCTCCAGTCATAGTCGATGAGTCGTTGTTTTTGCCCATGTTCTTGAGCTTAGCATCATACGAAAAGTGCCCAGATTTTTTGAATGGGAAAGAGGTCACCTCCTATATATGGTTCCTGGACTCGCTCATTCAGCATCCTGATGATGTCAAGGTGCTTAGAGAGGCCGGCATTCTCATAAATTTTTTTGGCAGTGAAGAAGAAATAGCTGAACTCTTCAAAATGGTAGCCAAGGACTTGGTTCCAAACCCTGATTTATATTCCAATTTGAGATTTGAAATCGAAGTGCATTACAAGAAAAAATGGAGACCCCGGATATATCAGCTGATTAAGGTCTCTCAAGATTATTGGACTATGCTTAAAGTTGGTGCTTTTATTACTATCTTTTTTACTGTTGTTCAAACTTATTTCGCGCTTCCTCTTCATAAAAGCAAGACATAG
- the LOC110673046 gene encoding rab GTPase-activating protein 22 isoform X1 has product MSITGNNNIPHGIPLSSGGGGFWWAVAGPNSRIALAVTALAGIAVFAALFYTTSRGHLKSPWSRRKRKHALTPRQWGRLFTPDGKLHDGGVKFLKKVRSGGVDPSIRAEVWPFLLGVYELNSSKEERDTIRTQKRKEYEKLRRQCRWLLKHSNESFKLNGSSEPSGNVDSGSLVQDMDSSSYEDVVSARESLSSEERSLDVEYSDDPSSTLLEVDDNSRQQMTNTDASALNTESSDSDSSEDPEAVIQASSSSGQENNGPDEPSKEFTSPSRTELHSSAPAAENFATWQRIIRVDAVRANSEWIPYSPSQASVSEDRARCSAEAVGLKDYEHLEPGRIFHAARLVAILEAYALYDPEIGYCQGMSDLLSPIITFITEDHEAFWCFVGFMKKARHNFRLDEVGIRRQLNIVSKIIKCKDSHLFRHLEKLQAEDCFFVYRMVVVLFMRELTFEQTICLWEVMWADQAAIRAGIGKSAWSRIRQRAPPTDDLLLYAIAASVLQRRKLIIEKYNSMDEILRECNSMAGQLDVWKLLDDAHDLVVTLHDKIETSI; this is encoded by the exons ATGTCCATCACCGGAAACAACAACATTCCCCATGGAATCCCTCTCTCCAGCGGCGGTGGAGGATTCTGGTGGGCGGTAGCTGGTCCTAACTCCAGAATAGCTTTAGCCGTCACGGCTTTGGCCGGAATCGCCGTGTTCGCCGCCCTTTTTTACACTACTAGTAG GGGCCATCTTAAGTCACCATGGTCTCGCAGGAAAAGAAAACACGCCCTTACTCCTCGGCAATGGGGGAGATTGTTTACACCAGATGGGAAACTCCATGATGGTGgagttaaatttttgaaaaaagtTCGGAGTGGA GGTGTAGATCCGAGTATTAGAGCAGAGGTCTGGCCGTTCCTCCTTGGAGT GTATGAGTTGAACAGTTCTAAAGAAGAAAGAGATACTATAAGAACCCAGAAAAG AAAGGAATATGAGAAACTCCGCAGACAGTGCCGATGGCTCCTCAAACACAGCAATGAGAGCTTTAAGTTGAATGGGAGTAGCGAACCAAGCGGCAATGTGGATAGCGGAAGTCTTGTTCAAGATATGGACTCTTCTAGTTATGAAGATGTGGTTAGTGCAAGGGAATCCCTTTCCAGTGAGGAAAGGAGTCTAGATGTTGAGTACTCTGATGATCCCTCTAGTACACTGTTGGAAGTTGATGATAATTCAAGACAGCAGATGACAAACACTGATGCCTCTGCACTGAACACTGAGTCATCTGACTCAGACTCCTCTGAAGACCCCGAAGCAGTTATTCAGGCTTCCTCTTCTTCAGGACAGGAAAATAATGGTCCTGATGAGCCTTCCAAAGAGTTTACTTCTCCCTCAAGGACTGAGCTCCACTCGAGTGCACCTGCTGCTGAAAATTTTGCTACTTGGCAGCGGATAATTCGTGTAGATGCAGTGCGTGCCAATTCAGAATGGATACCTTACTCTCCATCTCAGGCTTCAGTATCAGAGGATAGAGCACGCTGTTCTGCAGAGGCTGTTGGGTTAAAGGACTATGAACATCTGGAACCCGGCAGAATTTTCCATGCTGCCCGATTAGTTGCTATTCTTGAAGCCTATGCACTCTATGACCCTGAAATTGGCTATTGCCAGGGCATGAGTGATCTACTTTCTCCGATTATTACTTTTATTACAGAGGATCATGAAGCATTCTGGTGTTTTGTGGGTTTCATGAAGAAGGCTCGCCATAATTTTAGGCTCGATGAAGTGGGAATTCGAAGGCAATTGAATATTGTTTCCAAGATTATCAAATGCAAAGACTCCCACCTTTTCAGGCACTTGGAGAAGCTCCAGGCTGAGGATTGTTTTTTTGTTTATAGGATGGTGGTGGTGCTGTTCATGAGGGAGTTGACTTTTGAACAGACAATTTGTCTCTGGGAAGTGATGTGGGCAGATCAGGCAGCCATAAGGGCTGGCATTGGCAAGTCAGCATGGAGCAGGATAAGGCAGCGAGCGCCACCAACAGATGATTTATTGCTTTATGCTATTGCAGCTTCAGTATTGCAGAGGAGAAAATTAATCATAGAAAAGTATAACAGCATGGATGAAATTTTAAGGGAGTGCAATAGCATGGCTGGGCAACTCGATGTGTGGAAGCTGCTAGATGATGCACATGACTTGGTGGTCACCCTGCACGACAAGATAGAGACATCCATCTGA
- the LOC110673046 gene encoding rab GTPase-activating protein 22 isoform X2, whose translation MKALRRSHTSSSSSNSSSPSSSSSGSSSWIHLRSVLLIVNSSSPASCSSSDRGHLKSPWSRRKRKHALTPRQWGRLFTPDGKLHDGGVKFLKKVRSGGVDPSIRAEVWPFLLGVYELNSSKEERDTIRTQKRKEYEKLRRQCRWLLKHSNESFKLNGSSEPSGNVDSGSLVQDMDSSSYEDVVSARESLSSEERSLDVEYSDDPSSTLLEVDDNSRQQMTNTDASALNTESSDSDSSEDPEAVIQASSSSGQENNGPDEPSKEFTSPSRTELHSSAPAAENFATWQRIIRVDAVRANSEWIPYSPSQASVSEDRARCSAEAVGLKDYEHLEPGRIFHAARLVAILEAYALYDPEIGYCQGMSDLLSPIITFITEDHEAFWCFVGFMKKARHNFRLDEVGIRRQLNIVSKIIKCKDSHLFRHLEKLQAEDCFFVYRMVVVLFMRELTFEQTICLWEVMWADQAAIRAGIGKSAWSRIRQRAPPTDDLLLYAIAASVLQRRKLIIEKYNSMDEILRECNSMAGQLDVWKLLDDAHDLVVTLHDKIETSI comes from the exons ATGAAAGCTTTAAGACGAAGTCATACTTCGTCGTCGTCATCAAATTCGTCTTCTCCATCATCTTCATCATCAGGGTCGTCTTCGTGGATTCACTTGCGTTCTGTTCTTTTAATTGTTAATTCTTCCTCACCAGCGTCTTGTTCCTCTTCTGATCG GGGCCATCTTAAGTCACCATGGTCTCGCAGGAAAAGAAAACACGCCCTTACTCCTCGGCAATGGGGGAGATTGTTTACACCAGATGGGAAACTCCATGATGGTGgagttaaatttttgaaaaaagtTCGGAGTGGA GGTGTAGATCCGAGTATTAGAGCAGAGGTCTGGCCGTTCCTCCTTGGAGT GTATGAGTTGAACAGTTCTAAAGAAGAAAGAGATACTATAAGAACCCAGAAAAG AAAGGAATATGAGAAACTCCGCAGACAGTGCCGATGGCTCCTCAAACACAGCAATGAGAGCTTTAAGTTGAATGGGAGTAGCGAACCAAGCGGCAATGTGGATAGCGGAAGTCTTGTTCAAGATATGGACTCTTCTAGTTATGAAGATGTGGTTAGTGCAAGGGAATCCCTTTCCAGTGAGGAAAGGAGTCTAGATGTTGAGTACTCTGATGATCCCTCTAGTACACTGTTGGAAGTTGATGATAATTCAAGACAGCAGATGACAAACACTGATGCCTCTGCACTGAACACTGAGTCATCTGACTCAGACTCCTCTGAAGACCCCGAAGCAGTTATTCAGGCTTCCTCTTCTTCAGGACAGGAAAATAATGGTCCTGATGAGCCTTCCAAAGAGTTTACTTCTCCCTCAAGGACTGAGCTCCACTCGAGTGCACCTGCTGCTGAAAATTTTGCTACTTGGCAGCGGATAATTCGTGTAGATGCAGTGCGTGCCAATTCAGAATGGATACCTTACTCTCCATCTCAGGCTTCAGTATCAGAGGATAGAGCACGCTGTTCTGCAGAGGCTGTTGGGTTAAAGGACTATGAACATCTGGAACCCGGCAGAATTTTCCATGCTGCCCGATTAGTTGCTATTCTTGAAGCCTATGCACTCTATGACCCTGAAATTGGCTATTGCCAGGGCATGAGTGATCTACTTTCTCCGATTATTACTTTTATTACAGAGGATCATGAAGCATTCTGGTGTTTTGTGGGTTTCATGAAGAAGGCTCGCCATAATTTTAGGCTCGATGAAGTGGGAATTCGAAGGCAATTGAATATTGTTTCCAAGATTATCAAATGCAAAGACTCCCACCTTTTCAGGCACTTGGAGAAGCTCCAGGCTGAGGATTGTTTTTTTGTTTATAGGATGGTGGTGGTGCTGTTCATGAGGGAGTTGACTTTTGAACAGACAATTTGTCTCTGGGAAGTGATGTGGGCAGATCAGGCAGCCATAAGGGCTGGCATTGGCAAGTCAGCATGGAGCAGGATAAGGCAGCGAGCGCCACCAACAGATGATTTATTGCTTTATGCTATTGCAGCTTCAGTATTGCAGAGGAGAAAATTAATCATAGAAAAGTATAACAGCATGGATGAAATTTTAAGGGAGTGCAATAGCATGGCTGGGCAACTCGATGTGTGGAAGCTGCTAGATGATGCACATGACTTGGTGGTCACCCTGCACGACAAGATAGAGACATCCATCTGA